The genomic interval GGCGGCCATCGGCTATGCCCGCCACGGCTATCCGCTGGTCGAGCGCATCACCGACACGATCAAGACGGTCGAGAGCCTCTTCCGCGAGCACTGGGCCTCCTCGGCCGCCGTCTATCTGCCCGGCGGGGCCGTGCCGAGGCCCGGCGACCTCTTCACCAACGTCAAGCTCGCCGAGACCTACGAGCGCATCCTCCGGGAATGCGAGGGCGGTACGCGCGAGCAGGAGATCGAGCGGGCCCGCAAGGCCTGGTCACAGGGCTTCGTCGCCGAGGCCATCGACCGCTATTGCCGCACCGAGGCCGTGTTCGACGTCACCGGCCAGCACAACCGCGGCGTCCTCACCGGCCAGGACATGGCGACCTGGACCGCCACCGTCGAGGCGCCTATCCACTACGACTACGGCCGCTACCGCGTCTTCAAGCCGAGCACCTGGAGCCAGGGCCTCGCCTGCCTGCAGCAGCTTGCGCTGCTCAAGGGCTTCGACCTCGACGGCATCGACGTCGCAGGCCCGGACTTCGTCCACCTCGTCACCGAGGCCGCCAAGCTCGCCTTCGCCGACCGCGAGGCCTTCTACGGCGACCCGGCCTTCGTCGACGTGCCGATCGAGACCCTCTTGTCCGAGGCCTACAATGCCGAGCGCCGGAAGCTGATCGGCGACACCGCTTCGCTGGAGCTGCGCCCCGGCACCATCGCGGGTGCCGGCGGCAAGGTCGATGCCCGCGTCGCATCCGGCAAGCGTATCGCGGTCGGCGCGACGGGCGCCGGCGAGCCGACCGTCGGTGACATCGACACCGACCCGAACGGCGTCACCCGCGGCGACACCGTCCATTTCGACATCATCGACCGCTGGGGCAACATGGTCTCCTCGACGCCCTCGGGCGGCTGGCTGCAATCCTCGCCGGTCATCCCCGAGCTCGGCTTCTGCCTCGGCTCGCGCGCCCAGATGTTCTGGCTCGACGAGACCCACCCCGCCGCCCTCGTGCCGGGAAAACGTCCGCGCTCGACGCTGACCCCCACCATCGCCTTCCGCGATGGAGCGCCCTATCTCGCCTGGGGGTCGCCCGGCGGCGACCAGCAGGACCAGTGGATCCCGCAGATGTTCCTTCGCCACGTCCATGCCGGCATGAACATCCAGGAAGCGATCGATGCGCCCGCCTGGCACACCGAGCATTTTCCCGGCTCGTTCTGGCCGCGCACCTCGCGCCCCGGCGTCATCGTGGTCGAAAGCCGCTTCCCGCAGGCGACCATCGACGAGCTGCGCCGTCGCGGCCACGAGGTCGAGGTCGGCGGCGCCTGGTCGGAGGGCCGCCTCACCGGCGCCCGCAAGGAGGGCGTGCGCCTCAAGGCCGGCGCCAATCCGCGCGGCATGCAGGGCTACGCGGTGGGCCGATGATGAACCGGCGCGGAAGGATCGCGGCATGACCTGGTCGCTCATCGCCCGGGACGAGGCCACGGGGGCCATCGGCATTGCCGTGGCGACGCGGTTCTTCGCCGTCGGCGCGTTGCTGCCGCATATCGACCCGGCCGGCGGCGCTGTCGCCACGCAGGCCCTTCTCAACCCGACCTATGGCCCGCGCGGCCTGCGCCTCCTGCGCGAAGGCGTGCCGGCCGATGACATCGTGCGCTTCCTCGTCGCCTCCGATGCCGGCGCCGACCATCGCCAGCTCCACGTGATGGACCGCGCCGGCCGTTTCGCCGCCCATACGGGCGGGGCTTGCATCGACTGGTGCGGCCACGCGATCCATGAGGGCTTCTCGGTCGCCGGCAACATGCTGGCCGGTCCCGAGGTCATCGCCGAGACCGCCCGCGCCTTCCGCGACGGGGCGGGCCAGCCCTTCGCGCGCCGGCTTATCGCGGCGCTGAAGGCCGGCGAGGCCGCAGGCGGCGACAAGCGCGGCAAGCAGTCCGCCGCCATCCTCATCCACGAGGGCCAGGAATACCCGGCCCTGTCGCTGCGCGTCGACGACCATGCCGATCCGCTCGCCGAGCTCGAGAGACTGGAAAAGGTCTCGCGGGAGCGCTTCGTCCATTTCGCCCGATTCTTCGCCACCGCCGAGGACCCGAGCGGCACCTTCGACCGCGACGTGATCAACGCCGCCATCGATGCCGCCGTGGCCCGAGAGGCCGGCGGCTGATCCCCTTCCCCCCAACCATCAGAAGCGCCCAAGGCGCCGACATCACCAGAGGACGACACGGATGACCAAGTTGAAGCTCCTGACCGCCGCCCTCCTCGCGGCCGGTACGCTGACCGCCGCCGCGCCCGCAGCTCACGCCCAGCAATCCGTGCTGCGCATCGGCCTCGCCGAGGATCCGGATGTGCTGGATCCCTCACGCGGGCGCACCTATGTCGGCCGCATCGTCTTCGCCTCGCTCTGCGACAAGCTCTTCGACATCGACGACAAGCTGAACATCGTCCCCCAGCTCGCCCTGTCGCATGAGACCTCGGCTGACGGCCTCAGCGTCACGATCAAGCTGCGCCCCGGCGTCAAGTTCCACGACGGCGAGCCCATGGATGCCGAGGCGGTGCGCTTCACCCTCGACCGTCACATGACGCTGCAGGGCTCGTTCCGCCGGCCCGAGATCTCCGCCATCGACAAGGTCGAGGTGGTCGATCCGCTCACCGTCCGCCTGGTGCTGAAGCAGCCCTTCTCGCCGCTCCTCGCCCAGCTCACCGACCGTGCCGGCATGATCGTCAGCCCCAAGGCGGCCCGCGAAGCCGGCGAGCGCTTCGGCTCGGCCCCGGTCTGCGCCGGGCCCTACCGCTTCGTCGAGCGCGTCCAGCAGGACCGCATCGTCGTCGAGCGCTTCGCCGACTACTGGGACAAGGACAAGGTCACCATCCAGCGCATCGAGTACCGCCCGATCACCGACGCGACCGTGCGCCTCGCCAACCTGCGCTCCGGCCAGCTCGACCTGATCGAGCGGGCGCTCGCCACCGACATCCCGCAGATCCGCAGCAATCCGCAGCTGCGCCTCGCCGTCGGCGTCGACCTCGGCTACCAGGGCATCACCCTCAACATCGCCAAGTCCGATGCCGGCCGGCAGTCCTTCGGCCGCGATCCCCGCATCATCCAGGCCTTCTCGCTCGCCATCGACCGGCAGGCCATCAACCAGGTCGTGTTCAACGGCTCGGCCATGCCGGGCAACCAGTGGGTGAACCCCGACAATCCCTATTTCCAGTCGCGCTTTCCCGTGCAGCAGCGTGATGTCGCCAAGGCCCGCCAGCTGATGCAGGCGGCCGGCGTGCGCGGGCCCCTTGCCATTGATTTCATGGTGCCGAACAACCCGGAGGTCCGTCAGGTCGCCGAGGTGCTGCAGGCCATGACGGCCGAGGCCGGCTTTGACCTGAAGATCCGCGTCACCGAGTTCGCGACCTCCCTCCAGGAGGCCGAGCAGGGCCGCTACCAGGCCTATATGCTGAACTGGTCGGGCCGCACCGATCCGGATGGCAACGTCTACTCGTTCCACGCCTGCAACCAGCCGCAGAACTACGGCGGCTACTGCAATCCTGCGGTCGACGCGCTGCTCAACGAGGCCCGCACCAAGACCAGCCCGGCCGAGCGCAAGGCGATCTACGAGAAGGTCACCGAGATCCTGCTGGCCGAGGGCAACATCGTCTATCTCTACCACCGCCCCGTGGTCATCGTTCACTCCGCCCGCCTCGAGGGCTTCAAGCCGCTCCCGGACGGTCTCGTCCGCGTCGTCGGCCTGCGCTTCCGCGGCAACTGACACGATAGCGACCCATGTTCACGCTCATCGCCCGGCGCCTGATCCAGCTCATACCGACCATCTTCTTCGTGTCGGTGATGATCTTCCTCCTGCAGCAATTGCTGCCCGGAGACCCTGCCCTCGTCATGGCGGGTGAGGAGAAGGACCCGGCGGTGATCGAACAGATCCGCCAGCGCTACCGGCTCGACCAGCCGCTCCCCGTCCAGTACCTCGCCTGGATCGGGGGCGTGCTGCGCGGCGATCTCGGCGAGAGCATGCGCCTCGCCGAGCCCGTCTCCACCCTCGTCGCGCAGAAACTGCCGGTGACGGTGCAGCTCGCCATCATGGCGATGATCTTCACCCTCGGCATCGGCATTCCTGCCGGCATCATCTCGGCGGTGAAGAAGGACACGGCCTGGGACTACGTGGTCAACGTCGTCGCGCTGTGGGGCATTTCCACGCCGAACTTCTGGCTCGGCATCATGCTGATCTTCCTGTTCTCGGTGCAGCTGGGATGGCTGCCGGCCTCGGGCTATGTCTCGCCCTTCGAGGATTTCTGGGCCTCCATGGCGGCGACGATCATGCCGGCCTTCGTCCTCGGCAATTCCTTCGCCGGCGTCATCATGCGCCACACCCGCGCCGCCATGCTGCAGGTGATGGAGAGCGACTATGTGCGCACGGCGCGGGCCAAGGGCCTCGATTCCCGCACGGTCATCCTGAAGCACGCGCTGCGCAACGCGCTCACCCCGGTCATCACGCTGGGCGCGCTGGAATTCGGCACGCTGCTCTCCGGCGCGGTGCTGACCGAGCAGATCTTCTCCATCCCCGGCTTCGGCAAGCTCATCGTCGACGCCGTGTTCAACCGCGACTACGCGGTGGTGCAGGGCGTCGTGCTGATCACGGCGACGACCTATATCGTGCTGAATCTCCTGGCCGATATCGGCTACATCCTCGCCAATCCGCGGCTGAGGAGCTGACCCATGGCCGCCTCCTCCACCCTTGCGTCACCCGCCGACGACATGACCCACGAGAGCCCCGGCGCCCGCGCCTGGCGGCGCCTGAAGAAGCGCCGCACCGCCATGGTGGCGCTGGCCATCCTCGTCGTGCTGACGCTGCTGGCGGTCTTCGCGCCGCTGATCGCCACCCACGACCCGACGCAGCAGAGCTGGCGGGCGGTCCGCCAGGCCCCGTCCTGGATGCACTGGTTCGGCACCGACGAGGTCGGCCGCGACATCTTCTCCCGCATCGTCTACGGAACCCGCGCCTCGCTCTCGGCCGGCGTCATCTCGGTCGCCATCGCCATTGCCGCAGGCGTGCCGCTGGGGCTGCTCGCGGGCTATGCCGGTGGCTGGGTGGACGCGCTCATCTCGCGCATCACCGACGCCATGCTGGCGAGCCCCTTCCTCATCCTCGCCATCGCGCTCGCGGCCTTCCTCGGCCCCTCGCTGCAGAACGCCATGATCGCCATCGGCATCACCGCGACGCCGGTCTTCGTGCGCCTCACGCGCGGCCAGGTCCTGTCGATCAAGATGGAGGACTATGTCGAGGCGGCGCGGGCGGTGGGCAACACCAAGCTGCGCATCGCCTTCACCCACATCCTGCCGAACGTCATGCCGCAATTGCTGGTGCAGGGCACGCTCACCATCGCCACGGCGATTATTGCGGAAGCCTCGCTCTCCTTCCTCGGTCTCGGCCAGCAGCCGCCCGCGCCCTCCTGGGGATCGATGCTGAACGTCGCCCAGCGCTTCCTGTCGAACGCGCCGTGGATGGCGGTCTTCCCGGGGATCGCGATCTTCCTGACGGTGCTGAGCTTCAACCTGCTCGGCGACGGCCTGAGGGACGCGCTGGACCCGAAGGCGAAGTGAGGGGCGCTCGGGCCTGTCCCCGGACCGTCTTCCCCGCGTCATGCCCGGCCTTGTGCCGGGCATCCACGACTTGACCACCGCCATCAGAGGAATTCGTGGATGCCCGGGATAAACCCGGGCATGACGGGTGGAGGTTCACGCGTTAGACCCTCCCGCGCGGCGTGCGAAACGGCGACCCTTACCCCGGCAGGAAGGCCGTTCGCCCGCCCGGCTCCACGACCGTCTCCACCGGCGCGCCGTAGAGCGCCGCGAGCCGCTCCTGCGACAGGACCTCGGCGACTGGCCCCACCGCCATCACCCCACCGTCGCGCAGCAGCGCGACGCGATCGGCATGGCCGAGCGCCTGGTTCGGGTCGTGGGTCGTGAACAGGACGCCGAGCCCGTCGGCCGCCAGGCTGCGGATCTGCCGCATGACCTTGCCCTGGTTGCCGAAGTCGAGGCTCGCCGTCGGCTCGTCGAGCACGATGAAGCGTGGCTCTTGGGCGAGGGCGCGGGCGACCAGCACGAGCTGCCGCTCACCGCCCGAGATCATCGTCACGGACCGGCCGGAGAGATGGGCGATGCCGAGCCGTTCCAGCATGGCGGCGGCAACCGCCCGGTCCTTCGCGCCGGGACGGGCGAAGAGCCCGCCATGGGCCGTGCGGCCCATCAGCACCACGTCGAAGGCGGTGAAGGCGAAGGTGCCGTGATGGCTCTGCGGCACATAGGCGACGAGGCGGGCGCGCTCGCGGACCGGGATCGCCGCGAGGTCGCGCCCGTCGAGCATCACCGACCCGGCCTGGGGCGGCAGCAGTCCGAGCAGCGTCTTGAGAAGCGTCGTCTTGCCCCCACCATTGGGGCCGAGCAGCGCCAGCACCTCCCCCGCCGCGACGGCGAGGCTGACCCCCTGCCCCACGGGGTGGCCGCGATAGCCGAAGGCGAGATCCTGGGCGGCGAGCGTCACGACCAGCCCCCACGCGACGAGGCGAGGAGCCAGATAAAGAAGGGCGTCCCGATCACCGCCGTGAGGATGCCGAGCGGCACCTCGACCGGCCCAAGCGTGCGGGCAAGCGTGTCGATGAGCAGGAGATAGCCGCCGCCGAGCAGCGCCGAGGCCGGGATGAGCTTGCCGAAATCAGGGCCGACCAGGAACCGCGCGAGATGCGGCACGACCAGCCCCACCCAGCCGATGATGCCGGCGGCAGCGACGCTTGCCGCGGTGGTCAGCGTCGCCGCGACGACGATGACGATGCGCAAGAGGCCCGTGGGAAGGCCGAGGGCGCGGGCCTCCTCCTCCGGCAGCGACAACGCGTTCATCCGCCAGCGCAGCGCCACCAGGACCGCCGCGCCGATGACCACGGGACCTGCAAGCGGCAGGAGATCGGCGGGGCTCGCGGCCGAGAGGCTCCCGAGCAGCCAGAAGGTCATGGCCGGCAGCTGGTTGTAGGGATCGGCGAGCACCTTCACGAGCCCGACGCCCGCGCCGAGCAGCGCGCCCATGACCACGCCGGTCAGCACCAGGGTCAGGATCGGATCGCCCGACCGGATGGTGGAGCCGACCGCATAGACGGCCGCGACCGCCACCAGTCCGCCGACGAAGGCCGCGGCCTGGATGCCGAAGATGCCGAAGGAGAAGAGGATGGCCAGCACCGCTCCCAGCGCCGCCCCCGATGACGCCCCGAGAATGTCCGGGGAGACCAGCGGATTGCGGAACAGCCCCTGGAAGGCGGCGCCCGCAATGGCCAGCGCCGCACCGCAGGCGAGCGCCGCCAGCACGCGTGGCCCGCGGATCTGGAAGATCACCGCCTCCACCGCCGGCGACAGGCCCGAGGGCGTGCCGGTCAGGCGCGACCACAGCGCCACCGCGATATCGGTCAGGGTGACAGGAAACCGCCCCACCGCGAAGGCGACGCCGATGCCGAGGACGAGCACCGCCACCGCGACGGCCCCGCCGCTGAAGGATCGCGCCGGGCTCATGATCAGTCGCGGCCGGCGAGGACGCGGTCGATCTGCGCCTCGGTCGGGGTCACATGGTAGAACAGCGTGTGGAAGTCGCGCGTCAGCGTCCGGATGTCCTCGCTGACCAGCGCGGGATAGAGGATCTTGGCGAGCCACCAGAGCCCGGCGAGCCGGTTCACCGAGGGCGGGAAATCCACCCAGCCGAAGGGGATCTTCGGTGAGAGATGGACCCGCCCATCCGCCACCGCCTTCACCCCGCGCCAGGCCGGGTCGGACCGCACAGTGGCGGCGAAGGTCTGGTCGATGGTGATGATCACCTCGGGATTCCAGGCAAGCACCTGTTCGAGCGAGACACTGGCGAGCCCGCCGCCCATGGCGTCGCGGGCAACGTTCACCGCGCCGAGGAACTCCACCGTCTCGACATTGATGGAGCCGGCGAGGCCCGTCTCGAGGCCGCGGGGCCCGCGGGCATAGTAGACGCGGGGCCGGCGCTCCTGCGGCACGGTCTCGGTGCGTGACAGCAGCGTCTTCATCGTCTCTTCGGCCCAGTCCGACAGGAGCTTCGCCCGCCGTTCGAAGCCGGTGAGCTGGCCAAGCGTGATGTAGCTGCCGGGAATGGCGTCGAAGCGGCCGTCGAGCAGCGCATAGGGAATGCCGGTCTGCCCCTGCACGCGGTCGGCGAGTTCGGCGAAGGTGCGACGGGTCGAGCCGGAATCGAGGATGAGATCCGGGCGGAGCGCCAGCACCAGTTCGAGATTGGCGGTGTTGCCGCGGCCGGTGATGCGGCCGACCTCCGGCCGCGACCCGACCTCGGGCAGCAGGAACTCGCGTTCCTCCGGCCGATTGGCGCGCGGCCAGCCGATGAGCAGATCAGGGGCGAGCGTGTAGAGCAGGATGGCGGCCGGGGGGCCGGCCGGGAAGACACGGCCGACGCTCGCCGGGATCGGCACCTGCCGTCCCGCGCCATCGATGACGAAGGGCGTGCGCGCGAGCGCCGGCGCGGCGAGGCCCGCCGCGAGCGTACCGAGGGCCAGCCGCCTGTCGATGCGCAGGCTCATGCCGAAGCCGCCCCTGAGATCATGCCGCATGCCGCGACCTTCATGCCGCGTCTCCTTCGGTGTAGAGGTCGGCGCGACCATGCCTCGTCGTCCCATCGGCGTCGAGGGCCAGCAGGACGCATCCCCCATGACCCTCCTGAACCTCGACGGCTATACGGACCTGCCCGCAGGCAAGATCGCCGCCGTGGTGACCTATCTGGAGATGAAGGAACGGCCCGCCGCGCCACCCGCCGAGCCGTTGCCGCTCCGCCCGGTCCCCGCGCCAGACCTCGCCTGGTATCGGAGCCTCTATGCGCGGATCGGCCTCGACTGGCTGTGGACCTCCCGGCTTCTCATGACCGATGCGGAGGTCGCCGCCGTCCTGCACCACCCCGCCAATGCCCTGTTCGTCGCCGAGGAGGCGGCGGACGCGATCGGCATCGTCGAGCTCGATCGCCGAAACCCTGAGGATGTCGAGATCAGCTTCTTCGGTCTCGTGCCCGGGGCCACCGGCCAGGGCCTCGGCCCCCGGATGATGGCGGCGGCGCTTGGCCAGGCCTGGCAGCCGGAGACACGGCGCGTCTGGCTGCACACCTGCACCCTCGACCATCCGGGTGCCGTCAGCTTTTACCGGCGCTGTGGCTTCACGCCCTACAAGCGCGCCATCGAGGTGATGGACGACCCGCGGCTCACCGGCGCCATCCCGCGCGAGGCGGCGCCGCGCGTGCCCCTCATCTGAGGGTGTTGGGCACCGGCGTCCAGACGACCTCCTCGATGTGGCGGGCGCCGGTGGCAAGCATCACGAGACGCTCGAAGCCCAGCGCGATGCCGGCGGTCGGCGGCATGAGGGCGAGGGCTGCGAGAAGCTCCTCGTCGATCGGATAGGCCTCGCCATAGACGCGCTGCTTCTCCGCCATCTCCGCCGTGAAGCGGCGGCGCTGCTCGGCAGGATCAGTGAGCTCGCCAAAGGCATTGGCGAGTTCGACGCCGCAGGCATAGAGCTCGAAGCGCTCGGCGACCCGCGGGTCGGCCGCCTTGGGCCGGGCCAGCGCCGCCTCCGAGACCGGATACTCGCAAAGGATGGTCGCGCGGCCGAAGCCGAGATGCGGCTCGATCCGCTCCACCAGCACCTTCGAGAAAATGTCGGCCCAGGTGTCGTCCTCGGACACGCGGATCCCGGCGGAAACCGCCTGCCTCGCGAGGCCATCGCGGTCGGTGGCGCCCCCCTCCGCAACGGTCGCCAGCAGGTCTATGCCGGCATGGCGGCGGAAGGCTTCGGCCAGCGTCAGCCGCTCAGGCTCCAGCGCAGGATCGCAGTCGTGCCCGCGCCAGGTCAGGCGGTCGCGGCCGGCGGTGGCGCAGGCGAGGCGCATTAGGTCGGCGCAATCCGCCATCAGCTGCTCGTAAGCCTCGCCCACCCGATACCACTCGACCATGGTGAACTCGGGATGGTGCAGCGGGCCCCGCTCGCGGTTGCGGAAGACGCGGGCGAAATCGACGATGCGCGTCTCGCCGGCGGCGATGAGCTTCTTGGCGGCGAACTCGGGCGAGGTTTGGAGATAGAGCGGCTGCGCCCGCCCCTCGATGGTCAGGGCCTGCGTGGCGAAGCCGTGGAGATGCGCCTCGTTGCCCGGCGAGACCTGCAGGATGCCGGCCTCGACCTCGGTGAAGGCGCGGTCCGCGAACCAGCCCCGCAGCGCCGCCTTGATGCGGTTGCGCGACAGGAGGAACGGGCGGCGATCGGCATGGCGGTCACGGTCCCACCAGGGCGAAGCGGTCATCGGTCAGCACCCATGACCTTCGGCATCATTGCCGAAGGGCAGCCCCCCTCATAGGCTCCGCCGCTTCACGAGAAAACCTCCCCCGAGCTCTCCATGACCGATGCCCTCCACCCGCTCGACGCCGCCCTCGCCTTCACAGCCGGCGCGGACGGGGCCCTCGCCGGCCGCACTTCGCCGGCCTACTGGAACATGGTCGGGCCCTTCGGCGGGATCACCGCGGCGCAGCTCCTGAAGGCGGCGCTCGACCACCCGGCCCGCATCGGCGAGCCGGTGGCGCAGACCGTCAACTTCTGCGCGCCCATCGCCGAGGGCGACTTCGTCATCCGGGTGAAGGAGGTGCGCTCCGGCCGCTCGGTGCAGCATTTCTATGCCGAACTGGTGCAGGGCGAGACCATCGCGGCGAGCGCCACCATGGTCTTTGCCAGGCGCAGCCCGACCTGGGGCCACCACACCGCCGCGATGCCGGAGGCGCCGCCTCCGGCAGACGTGCCGGTGCTCACCAAGAAGCCGCCGCTCGCCTGGCTCGGCGCCTATGAGTTCCGCTACGTGTCAGGCCTTCCGATCATGGCGAGCGAGGCCTTCCCTGAGCCCCAGAGCGCGAAGTCGCTGATCTGGGTGGCCGACCAGCCGCCGCGGCCGCTCGACCACGTGGCGCTCGCCTCGCTCTGCGACGTCTTCATCGTCCGGGTGTTCCAGGTCCGCGGTCTCAGGACCCCCGCCGGTACCGTGTCGATGACGTCCTACTTTCACGCCAGCACCGAGGAGCTGGCACGGCAGGGCACGCGCCCCCTGCTCGCAAGGGTCGATTCGACCCGCTTCGGCGACCAGTTCCACGACCAGCAGGCCGAGCTCTGGTCCGACGAGGGCAAGCTCCTCGCCACCACCACGCAGGTGGTCTGGTTCCGCGAGTAAGTCGCGGGGGTGGCGCTTTTGCGCAACTTCGTCTATGCGACGGCGCGACAGATCACGCGGGTCAGACCCGCCAATCCCCAAGGACCCATCCCGTGCCGAAGGTCATCGCCTCCTCCGTCCGCAAGGGCAACATCCTCGAAGTCGACGGCAAGCTCTACCTGATCGTCTCCGCCCAGAACATTCATCCGGGCAAGGGCACGCCGGTCACCCAGGTCGACATGCGTCGCCTGTCCGATGGCGTGAAGGTCTCCGAGCGCTGGCGCACCACCGAAATGGTCGAGCGCGCCTATGTCGAGGACCGTCCCTACACCTACCTCTACTCGGATGGTGACGGGAACCACTTCATGAACAAGGAGACCTACGAGCAGATCGCGGTCCCTGACGACATCCTCGGCGACGCCAAGCCCTATCTCCAGAACGAGATGGAAGTGAAGCTGTCGGTCTATGAGGGCAATGCCGTGGGCATCGAGCTGCCGCAGCGCGTCACCCTCGAAGTGGTCGAGACCGAGCCGGTCACCAAGGGCCAGACGGCCTCCTCCTCCTACAAGCCCGCGATCCTCTCCAACGGCGTGCGCACGCTGGTTCCCCCGCATATCGGCGTCGGCACCCGCATCGTCGTCATGACCGAGGACGGCTCCTATTCCGAGCGCGCCAAGGACTGAGATTTTCGCTCTTGGTTGAGTGCATCAAGGCCGGGCCAACGCCCGGCCTTTTTGTTTCGGGGAAGCCTCGTGCTGATGAAGGCCCCACCCGTACCCTCCCCGCTGCGCGGGGAGGGAGACTTCGACCTCGCGCCATATGTCTGATGGGTTGAGCCAGGCAGGACGGTTGGGCGAACACCCGGGACGTCGTGGTCTCCCTCCCCGCGCAGCGGGGAGGGTGCGGGTGGGGCCTGTTGTGAGGCGCCGCGGTCCTAGACCTTCGCCATCGCCGTCGCGAAGCTCCAACTGTCCGGATAGACCTCGTAGGCCGCGACGCGGTCGCCCTCGAAGCGGAAGAGGTTCGCTGCGCGCACCTTGAGTTCCTCCCCCGTGGCGCGCACCCGCCAGTGGCCCTCCAGCACGATGACGACACCGCCCTCGCCCTCGATGCGATGGACCGTGTCGATGCCAAGGATCTCCAGGTGCTCGGCGACGCGCTTGAAGAAGGTTAGCACCTTCGGCCGTCCCTCCCAGACGCCGGCCCACGGGACGATCCCCGCCGGGCCGTTCCAGCGCACCACCACGTCGTCGGTGGTCACGGCGGCGAGGGCAGCGG from Phreatobacter oligotrophus carries:
- a CDS encoding gamma-glutamyltransferase family protein; amino-acid sequence: MARFTTRPEIDGTFGVVATTHWIASAVAMGILERGGNAFDAGCAAAFTLQVVEPHLNGPGGDVPVILYDVRKGEVEVICGQGPAPAGATIDHYRSLGLDLVPGTGLLATCIPGAFDTWMLMLRDYGTMRPRDVLEAAIGYARHGYPLVERITDTIKTVESLFREHWASSAAVYLPGGAVPRPGDLFTNVKLAETYERILRECEGGTREQEIERARKAWSQGFVAEAIDRYCRTEAVFDVTGQHNRGVLTGQDMATWTATVEAPIHYDYGRYRVFKPSTWSQGLACLQQLALLKGFDLDGIDVAGPDFVHLVTEAAKLAFADREAFYGDPAFVDVPIETLLSEAYNAERRKLIGDTASLELRPGTIAGAGGKVDARVASGKRIAVGATGAGEPTVGDIDTDPNGVTRGDTVHFDIIDRWGNMVSSTPSGGWLQSSPVIPELGFCLGSRAQMFWLDETHPAALVPGKRPRSTLTPTIAFRDGAPYLAWGSPGGDQQDQWIPQMFLRHVHAGMNIQEAIDAPAWHTEHFPGSFWPRTSRPGVIVVESRFPQATIDELRRRGHEVEVGGAWSEGRLTGARKEGVRLKAGANPRGMQGYAVGR
- a CDS encoding DUF1028 domain-containing protein gives rise to the protein MTWSLIARDEATGAIGIAVATRFFAVGALLPHIDPAGGAVATQALLNPTYGPRGLRLLREGVPADDIVRFLVASDAGADHRQLHVMDRAGRFAAHTGGACIDWCGHAIHEGFSVAGNMLAGPEVIAETARAFRDGAGQPFARRLIAALKAGEAAGGDKRGKQSAAILIHEGQEYPALSLRVDDHADPLAELERLEKVSRERFVHFARFFATAEDPSGTFDRDVINAAIDAAVAREAGG
- a CDS encoding ABC transporter substrate-binding protein; this translates as MTKLKLLTAALLAAGTLTAAAPAAHAQQSVLRIGLAEDPDVLDPSRGRTYVGRIVFASLCDKLFDIDDKLNIVPQLALSHETSADGLSVTIKLRPGVKFHDGEPMDAEAVRFTLDRHMTLQGSFRRPEISAIDKVEVVDPLTVRLVLKQPFSPLLAQLTDRAGMIVSPKAAREAGERFGSAPVCAGPYRFVERVQQDRIVVERFADYWDKDKVTIQRIEYRPITDATVRLANLRSGQLDLIERALATDIPQIRSNPQLRLAVGVDLGYQGITLNIAKSDAGRQSFGRDPRIIQAFSLAIDRQAINQVVFNGSAMPGNQWVNPDNPYFQSRFPVQQRDVAKARQLMQAAGVRGPLAIDFMVPNNPEVRQVAEVLQAMTAEAGFDLKIRVTEFATSLQEAEQGRYQAYMLNWSGRTDPDGNVYSFHACNQPQNYGGYCNPAVDALLNEARTKTSPAERKAIYEKVTEILLAEGNIVYLYHRPVVIVHSARLEGFKPLPDGLVRVVGLRFRGN
- a CDS encoding ABC transporter permease, yielding MFTLIARRLIQLIPTIFFVSVMIFLLQQLLPGDPALVMAGEEKDPAVIEQIRQRYRLDQPLPVQYLAWIGGVLRGDLGESMRLAEPVSTLVAQKLPVTVQLAIMAMIFTLGIGIPAGIISAVKKDTAWDYVVNVVALWGISTPNFWLGIMLIFLFSVQLGWLPASGYVSPFEDFWASMAATIMPAFVLGNSFAGVIMRHTRAAMLQVMESDYVRTARAKGLDSRTVILKHALRNALTPVITLGALEFGTLLSGAVLTEQIFSIPGFGKLIVDAVFNRDYAVVQGVVLITATTYIVLNLLADIGYILANPRLRS
- a CDS encoding ABC transporter permease; its protein translation is MTHESPGARAWRRLKKRRTAMVALAILVVLTLLAVFAPLIATHDPTQQSWRAVRQAPSWMHWFGTDEVGRDIFSRIVYGTRASLSAGVISVAIAIAAGVPLGLLAGYAGGWVDALISRITDAMLASPFLILAIALAAFLGPSLQNAMIAIGITATPVFVRLTRGQVLSIKMEDYVEAARAVGNTKLRIAFTHILPNVMPQLLVQGTLTIATAIIAEASLSFLGLGQQPPAPSWGSMLNVAQRFLSNAPWMAVFPGIAIFLTVLSFNLLGDGLRDALDPKAK
- a CDS encoding ABC transporter ATP-binding protein, which translates into the protein MTLAAQDLAFGYRGHPVGQGVSLAVAAGEVLALLGPNGGGKTTLLKTLLGLLPPQAGSVMLDGRDLAAIPVRERARLVAYVPQSHHGTFAFTAFDVVLMGRTAHGGLFARPGAKDRAVAAAMLERLGIAHLSGRSVTMISGGERQLVLVARALAQEPRFIVLDEPTASLDFGNQGKVMRQIRSLAADGLGVLFTTHDPNQALGHADRVALLRDGGVMAVGPVAEVLSQERLAALYGAPVETVVEPGGRTAFLPG
- a CDS encoding FecCD family ABC transporter permease codes for the protein MSPARSFSGGAVAVAVLVLGIGVAFAVGRFPVTLTDIAVALWSRLTGTPSGLSPAVEAVIFQIRGPRVLAALACGAALAIAGAAFQGLFRNPLVSPDILGASSGAALGAVLAILFSFGIFGIQAAAFVGGLVAVAAVYAVGSTIRSGDPILTLVLTGVVMGALLGAGVGLVKVLADPYNQLPAMTFWLLGSLSAASPADLLPLAGPVVIGAAVLVALRWRMNALSLPEEEARALGLPTGLLRIVIVVAATLTTAASVAAAGIIGWVGLVVPHLARFLVGPDFGKLIPASALLGGGYLLLIDTLARTLGPVEVPLGILTAVIGTPFFIWLLASSRGGWS
- a CDS encoding iron ABC transporter substrate-binding protein, encoding MRHDLRGGFGMSLRIDRRLALGTLAAGLAAPALARTPFVIDGAGRQVPIPASVGRVFPAGPPAAILLYTLAPDLLIGWPRANRPEEREFLLPEVGSRPEVGRITGRGNTANLELVLALRPDLILDSGSTRRTFAELADRVQGQTGIPYALLDGRFDAIPGSYITLGQLTGFERRAKLLSDWAEETMKTLLSRTETVPQERRPRVYYARGPRGLETGLAGSINVETVEFLGAVNVARDAMGGGLASVSLEQVLAWNPEVIITIDQTFAATVRSDPAWRGVKAVADGRVHLSPKIPFGWVDFPPSVNRLAGLWWLAKILYPALVSEDIRTLTRDFHTLFYHVTPTEAQIDRVLAGRD